From one Mobula birostris isolate sMobBir1 chromosome 20, sMobBir1.hap1, whole genome shotgun sequence genomic stretch:
- the LOC140185015 gene encoding probable G-protein coupled receptor 139, which yields MLALELIVRRAMERGYSYKSRPTNCILSSLHDWLDKPPTGKSNVDWNAVDHLLLGPVVIIQSKDSDGARTQDSDGARTQDSDAARTQDSDRARTQDSDAARTQDSDGARTQDSDAACTQDSDAAGTLDSDAARTQYSDGARTQDSDGARTQDSDGARTEDSDGARTQDSDGARTQDSDTARTQNSDGARTQDSDGALNLVAIVILSLGNCGLSKCISRYLVGMAAADLMGVIIAVVLSEINNIYNYAFPLLITPICAVTLVLRVTAMDCSVWLTVAFTFDRCIAICSQKLRERYCTERTATIAIVIVCLWSCAKDIPLYFAVEPIIIIDNIPWRCILTMDFLTLPAWKAHQLFNTITTPLLPICLILLFNALTVSHIIAANRVRRGLRNSREKRNDPEVENRRKSIILLFALSANFILLWIPFIVYTMNWQVQNYSYKDKYLNTPSYILQQFGFMLQFLSTCTNTCIYTLSQRKFREEVKGGLKRLVTLNGRFCR from the exons CATCCTCAGCTCTCTACATGACTGGCTCGATAAGCCGCCCACTGGAAAATCTAATGTCGACTGGAACGCTGTTGATCACCTGTTACTGGGGCCCGTCGTTATCATCCAATCGAAGGACAGTGACGGAGCCCGTACGCAGGACAGTGACGGAGCCCGTACGCAGGACAGTGACGCAGCCCGTACGCAGGACAGTGACCGAGCCCGTACGCAGGACAGTGACGCAGCCCGTACGCAGGACAGTGACGGAGCCCGTACGcaggacagtgacgcagcctgtacGCAGGACAGTGACGCAGCCGGTACGCTGGACAGTGACGCAGCCCGCACGCAGTACAGTGACGGAGCCCGCACGCAGGACAGTGACGGAGCCCGCACGCAGGACAGTGACGGAGCCCGCACGGAGGACAGTGACGGAGCCCGCACGCAGGACAGTGACGGAGCCCGCACGCAGGACAGTGACACAGCTCGTACACAGAACAGTGACGGAGCCCGTACGCAGGACAGTGACGGAGCCC ttaatttagtggcgattgtgatcttGTCTCTGGGAAACTGCGGACTCTCTAAATGCATCTCCcgttacctggtgggaatggcagcagcTGATTTAATGGGTGTTATTATTGCTGTTGTACTCTCTGAGATCAATAATATTTATAATTATGCGTTTCCATTGCTCATTACCCCGATTTGCGCCGTGACGCTTGTCCTGAGGGTCACAGCcatggactgttctgtttggctcACGGTGGCTTTCACGTTCGATCGCTGTATTGCAATCTGCAGTCAAAAGCTGCGGGAGCGATACTGCACCGAGAGGACAGCGACTATTGCGATAGTAATTGTGTGTTTATGGAGTTGTGCGAAGGATATCCCATTATACTTTGCGGTAGAACCTATCATTATCATTGACAACATTCCCTGGCGCTGCATTTTGACAATGGATTTCCTTACGTTACCAGCGTGGAAAGCGCACCAGTTATTCAATACTATCACGACGCCTTTATTGCCGATCTGTTTGATTCTGCTTTTTAATGCTTTAACAGTCAGCCATATCATCGCGGCAAACAGAGTTCGCCGGGGgctcaggaacagcagagagaaaaggaatgatccagaggtggagaaccggagaaaatcaataattttgttgttcgctctatcagccaatttcatattgttgtggatcCCCTTTATTGTGTATACTATGAACTGGCAAGTTCAGAATTACTCTTACAAAGACAAATATTTGAATACCCCATCGTACATCCTACAACAGTTTGGGTTCATGTTGCAGTTTCTGagtacctgcaccaacacgtgtatctacactctgtcacagaggaaattcagggaggaggtaaagggTGGATTGAAACGTCTGGTTACGTTAAACGGTCGCTTCTGCAGGTAA